The sequence below is a genomic window from Streptomyces sp. V1I1.
CCTCGGACGAGTGGCTGTGGGACGAGCTGTTCGCGATGCTGTCCTTCACTCAGGTCCCGCGGCAGAACCTCTTCTCATACACGTACAACAGCATGGGCGCCTTCCGGTACGGCGACCACATCGCGAAGGTGCGCACGGTGCCCACCTCCCCAGTCACGCATCTGACCGTCAACGTCCGGGCGGATGGCGAGGCGTTCCGCAACACGCTGGTGGCGGAGGCCGCCGAGCGGGACCACGTCTTCGAGTTGCAGGTGCAGCTCAATGCCGATCTGGCACGGATGCCGGTGGACAACACCTCGGTGGAGTGGCCCGAGCCGCTGTCTCCGTGGGTGACGGTCGCGACGATCGCCATCCCGCGGCAGGACATCGGCGGCGAGGAGAACCTGGCCGCCGCCGACGGCACGTCGATCACGCCCTGGCGCACTCGTGAGGAGCACCGGCCGATCGGCGAGATCCAGCGGGTCCGCGAGGAGGTGTATCGCCGCTCATCCATCGAGCGGCACCGCCTCAACGGGCAGCCGCGGGTGGAGCCGGCGAGCAGCGCGGAACTCCTGGGCTGAGACTCGCGTCGCAGGAGCGCGCCCGAACTCCGGCATGGAGAAGGGGTGTACGTCTCCGTGGGCACTCTGATAGGAAAGCTTCCTAACAGACCACCGGAACGTCGAACTCCCTCTGGAGGACAGGTGCCCACCCCCCATGCACGCACCACACGACCGCTGAAGTTCCTTCCCCGTGTCCTGCTCGGCGTGACCCTGCTCGCGGTACCGGCCACCGCCTTCGCAGCCACATCCTCCGAGCACACCGGCCAGGCCCCGGCCGCCGCGGCACCCGCCCCGGCACCTGCCCCGGCCGCCATC
It includes:
- a CDS encoding catalase family protein — translated: MDFVRYETYTPAERPTYQQELDEVVRNVARRTRESVERQGVGRSVRTAHGKTYGLVKATVTVGEVPEPYDQGIFAGPGTYDAVVRYSNGLGHLRADSLLGAACGMGIKMFGVPGDSLLADEATETTFDLNLINNRVFFANTAYDYMVIEELFSELPDALVNPARRKSWMGEFLTRRGTLNTSDEWLWDELFAMLSFTQVPRQNLFSYTYNSMGAFRYGDHIAKVRTVPTSPVTHLTVNVRADGEAFRNTLVAEAAERDHVFELQVQLNADLARMPVDNTSVEWPEPLSPWVTVATIAIPRQDIGGEENLAAADGTSITPWRTREEHRPIGEIQRVREEVYRRSSIERHRLNGQPRVEPASSAELLG